Below is a genomic region from Acetobacter ghanensis.
AGACATCGGGTAATGAGTTGCTGAATGTTGGCTATAACTATGTCACGTTTGGTCAGTCGGCCAAGGGACTGGCGCTCATGCAGCAGGCCATTGCCAAAGGTGTTACAGACCCCAACACGGCTCGCTTGCACCTTGGTCTGGCCCAGATGCAGGCGGGCAACAAGGCTGAGGCCATTCAGACTTTGAAAAGTGTTGCAGGAGATAATGGGGCTTACGATATTGCCCAGCTCTGGGTGCTTAAGCTTAATCAGCCTGCTGCGGCACACTAAACAAGTAAGTTTGTAAGGTGTTATGAAAAAGGCCGCTTTGCAGCGGCCTTTTTTTGTTACCCAGCTTTTTGCGGAGTGGGATTTATTACCCGGCTGGGCTGTGTGTCTGATGTGGTGGTGGAGTTTTCTTTCCAACCGCCACCCATGGCACGGTAGATTGTGACAAGGTTCTGATATTTTGCGACGGCGACATTAATCTGCGACTGTTGCGCCTGAAGGTAGTAACGCTGAGAGTCCAGAGTGGTCAGGTAGGAATCAGTCCCTGTTTCATAACGAAGTTTTGCAAGCCGGTAAGCATCCGCCGATGCACTGACCAGATCGTCCATCTGTCTTTTTTCGTCCAGATAGGCTTTGCGGGCCGCAAGGGCATCTGCGACCTCGCGGAAGGCTGTCTGCACTGTTTTTTCGTAGGTGGCGACCTTGGCGTTACGGGTTGCCTTGGCCACTTTAAGGTTGCCGCTGTTCATCCCCCACGTCCAAAGTGGGATCTGTAGGCTGGGGTTAAGCCCCCATGTGGTGGCGGCAGCCGTAAACAGCTTATGAAACTGCAGGCTGGAAACGCCGTCTGTTGCGGTGAGCGTAAGACGGGGGAAGAAAGCCGCACGGGCCGCCCCGATGCTAGCCTGAGATGCCAGAAGGTCATGCTCGGCGGCTTCAATATCCGGTCTGCGGGTTAGCAGGTCGGATGGCAGGCCAGCCGGCAGATCTGCCAGAACAGACTGTTTGCCCAACGGTAGAGGATCGGGCAGATTTTGCGGGATGGGCGACCCGATAAGCAGGGTTATCAGGTTTTCGTCCTGCTCGACCTTGCGGCGGGAGTCAGTCAGCAGGGTTGCGCTTTGCTGCACCTGTGTTTCCAACTGTCGGACAGTCAGCAGGTTTTCCTCACCATGGTTGTATTTATCCTGAGTCAGCCTCAGGCTGTCCTGCTGGCTGGCCAGTGTTCGCTCGGCCAGTGCCTGCGTGTCCCTGTCCCCCAGCCACGTAATATAGGCCATGGCAACCTGCGAGACGATGCTGATGACCATCCCCCGCATGTTTTCCTGCTGGTAGAGGGCGCGTTCCGCTGCTTCTTTTGTAAGAGAGCGGATGCGGCCGAACAGGTCGATCTCGTAGGACGAAAAACCAATTCCGCCAGAATAGTAGCGGAACGGGTTACGCGCCATGCCTGTGCCGGTTTTGTCGGTATCCAGCCCAGGAGCAAAGCTTAGACCTGCGGCATCGGATGGGGCCTGATACATCGGCCCACCTGTGGCCGAAATGGTGGGGAACAGGCCCGCATGTTGCACATCATACTCGCCCTGTGCCGTGGCAATGTTGGCGGCGGATGTGCGCAGATCCCGGTTTTCACGCAGGGCAATGGTGATCAGGGCTTGCAGGCGCGGGTCCACAAAGAACTCGCGCCAGCCAATATCGGCCGCCACTTTTGGCAGTAGGCTATCCCCCGTTTGGGCATAGTCGGGCCATGCGGAGGCCAACGGTGGCTTGGGCCGTGTGTATTTGGGTATCATGGTGCAGGCCGACAGGGCCTGTGTTGCTGCCACGGCCATAACAACAGAACGGAGCCGCAGGGAGCGACGGAAAAAGGACTGAGGAGCCATATCTTATTCGTTCCCGGTTGCGGTCTGGGCTGGAGGTGTGGCCTGTTCTCGTTCGCTCTGACGTTTGACGTGAAACACACGCAGAACCAGAACAAAAAAGACAGGCACAAAGTAGATGGCCAGGAGGGTTGCGGTGGCCATACCCCCGACCACGGCCGTGCCAATGGCCACGCGGGAGGCGGACCCGGCACCTGTGGTAATGGCCAGTGGGAACACCCCGACCACAAAGGCAATGGAGGTCATGAGGATGGGGCGCAGGCGCTCACGCGCTGCGGTAATAACCGCGTCCTCCAAAGATTCTCCACGTTCAAAGGCGGCTTTGGCAAACTCCACAATCAGAATGGCGTTTTTAACCGCCAGACCAACGGTGGTGAGCAGCCCGACCTGAAAATACACGTCGTTGCTCATGTTCCGCCACAGGGTTGCGGCAATGGACCCCAATACCCCCAGCGGAATAACGAGCATAACCGCAAATGGAATGGCCCAGCTTTCGTAAAGAGCGGCAAGGCACAGCAGGATAACAATACTTGCCAGCGCATAAAGCGGGCCAGTGGATGAGCCGGAGGAGATTTCCTCAAAGGACAGGCCGGTCCATTCAAACCCGATGCCTTCGGGCAGTTTGCTCAGAATGGCCTTGATGGCGGCAATGGCATCCCCCGAGCTGTAGCCAGCGGCAGGCTGGCCCAGAATTTCGTAGGAGTTAAAGCCGTTGTAATCCTCAACCTTTTGCGGACCAGTCAGCCAGTAACCGCGGATAAAGGCGTTAAGAGGGGCCAGCGTGTTGGTGTTGGTGCGGATGTACCATTTGTCCAGATCCTGCGGCAACATGCGGGAATCCGGGTTACCCTGAATGTAAACCTGTTTAACGCGGTCATTCCGGGTGAATTGGTTGACATAGATCGACCCCAGAGCGCCTTCGATTGTTGTGTTGATGTCATCAATCGTAATGCCCAGCGCGTTGGCTTTTTCGCGGTCAATATCAAGGTGATACTGCGAGGCATCTTCCATGCCGTTGGGGCGCACGGCCATCAGGCGCGGGTCTTGGCTGGCAAGGCCCAGCACCATGTTTCGGGCTGCCAGCAACTGCTGGTGGCCAAGGTGGGCGCGGTCTTCCAGCTCAAGGTCAAACCCGGTGGCGTTCCCCAGTTCCAGTACCGCAGGTGGGTTGATGGCAAAAATCTGGGCGCGTGGGTCAAACCAGTAATGCATCATGATCCGCCGTGCGATGGCGGCTGATGTCTGCGATGCCAGAGGGCGGTTTTTCCAGTCTGTGAGGCGGATGAAGAACGCACCGGAGTTCTGGCCCTGACCCGCAAAGTTAAACCCGCTAATGGCATAGACGGATTCAACAAGCCCTTTTTCGGACTGAAGAATGTAGTCCGTAATCTCACGGTTCAGCTTTGTGGTCTGCTCCATGGGGGTGTTGGGCGGCATGGTGACCTGACCAAAGATCAGCCCCTGATCTTCATCAGGCAAAAAGCCGCTGGGCAGGCGGGTAAACAGATAGCCCGCCAGCGCGCTGATCAGAACAAAGCTGATGATGGACAGCGCGGTGGAGGAGATCAGCTTACGCACGCCATTCAGGTAGCCTGTGGTCAGCCGGTTGAAGTTGCGGTTAAACCAGCCTGCAAGCCCGGTTGTTTTTTCATGCGTGCCGGGTTTGAGCATGGTGGCGCACAGGGCGGGTGTGAGCACCATGGCGACCAGAACCGACAGCCACATGGCTGAAACAATGGTGATGGAGAACTGGCGGTAAATCACCCCAACGGAGCCGGAAAAAGCCGCCATGGGCAGGAAGACGGCCGTCAGCACCAGCACAATGCCAACCAGCGCGCCGGAAATTTCGTCCATGGAGACGCGAGCCGCCTCGATGGGAGAAAGCTTTTTCTCCGACATCACGCGTTCAACGTTTTCCACCACCACAATGGCGTCATCCACCAGCAGCCCCACGGCCAGCACCATGGCAAGCATGGTCAGGGTGTTGATGGAAAAGCCAAAAATGTTGAGTAGGCCAAAGGTGCCCAGCAGCACCACCGGCACGGCAATGGTGGGAATAAGGGTCGCCCGGAAGTTCTGGAGGAACACCAGCATGACCAGAAAGACCAGTCCGATGGCTTCCAGAAGGGTGATGACCACTTCTTCAATGGAGAGGGTGATGAACGGTTCCGTGTCTAGCGGGTAAACAGTTTTCAGGCCCGGTGGGAAGAACTGCTCTAGTTCCGCAATTTTGGCACGTACGGCAGATTCGGTGGAAATCTGGTTCGCACCCGGTGCCAGCTTGAGCGCCATACCCGATGCGGGGTGGTTATTGTAGTAAGAGGACGTGTTGTAGGTCTGTGGCCCCAGTTCCACTTTGGCCACATCCTTGATGCGGACCTGAGACCCGTCGGGCTGGACCTTGAGCAGGATTTTTTCAAATTCGGGGGCCGAGGTCAGGCGGGTTGGGCCAATAATTGTGGCATCCAGCCGGATGTCCTTGTTGGCCGGCAGCCCTCCCAGTTCCCCGGAGGAAACCTGAATGTTCTGGGTCTGAATAGCTGTTTCCACGTCCCGAACGGTCAGGCCGTAGTTGAACAGCTTGTTAGGGTCCATCCAGATGCGCATGGCGTATTCGGAACCAAACAGCGTGTGGTCCCCAACGCCGGTTACGCGGCTGAGCGGGTCAGAAATATTGGAAGCCACATAATCGGCAATGTCGGAGCCGGTCATGCTGTTGTTGGTGGAGATAAACGCCAGAACCAGCATGAAGTTCTTGACGGCTTTTGTAATGCTCAGACCCTGCGCGGTGACTTCCTGCGGCAGTTTGGGCTGGGCAAGCTGGAGCTTGTTCTGCACCTGCACCTGAGCAATGTCAGGGTTTGTGCCCTGCTCAAAGGTCAGGTCAATTTCCATCTGCCCGGAGGCGTAGGACTGGGCCGAAATATATTCCAGATGATCCAGACCAAACATCTGCTGGAGTATGGGGCGCACGACCGTATCGTTCACCGTATCGGCCGAAGCACCGGGGTAGGTGACGGTAATGGCGATCTGCGGTGGGGCGATGCTGGGATACTGGGCAATAGGCAGCCGCAGGATGGACAGCCCGCCAAACAGCATGATGATCAGGCTGATCACCCACGCAAAAATGGGTCGGTTGATAAAGAACCGCGAAAGAGACATGGATTTACTGCCTTTTTTGCGCAGGCTGTGCAGCGGAGCCGGTTGTGTTGTCGGTCTGGGGTGTGCTGTCCATGACCGAGACCTTATCGCCGGGGTTTATCTTTTGCGTGCCGCTGACTACGACGCGTTCACCGGCCTTGAGGCCGTCGGAAACGACCCAGTTGGTGCCAATGGCCATGCCAAGTTTGATCTGGCGGAGGGCGACCGTGTTGTCGGGCTGTACAACCCACACCTGCGGGTCACCGTGGGTGTTACGGCTGACGGCCTCCTGCGGCACCAGCAGGGCGTTGGGGTCAATCCCCTCGTCCAGCTGAGCATGGACATACATGCCCGGCAGCAGCAGTTTTTGCGGGTTCGGCATAATGGCGCGCACGATAACGGTGGAGGTTGTGGTGTCCACGTTAACTTCGGCCAGAGCCATGTGGCCCTTGAATTCGTACGGTGAACCATCTTCCAGCGTCAGGCTTACAGGCACTTCACCATTAGCCTGCCGCTGGATGCGGCCTTCCGCCAGCTCACGCTTGAGGCGGAGCAGGGTGATGGCGGGCAGGTTCACGTCCACGTAAATAGGGTCAAGCCGGGTGATGATGGCCGTATTGTTGGTCTGTTCGGCCGTTACAAGGGCGCCAACCGTAATAAGGGTACGGCCAATA
It encodes:
- a CDS encoding efflux transporter outer membrane subunit; its protein translation is MAVAATQALSACTMIPKYTRPKPPLASAWPDYAQTGDSLLPKVAADIGWREFFVDPRLQALITIALRENRDLRTSAANIATAQGEYDVQHAGLFPTISATGGPMYQAPSDAAGLSFAPGLDTDKTGTGMARNPFRYYSGGIGFSSYEIDLFGRIRSLTKEAAERALYQQENMRGMVISIVSQVAMAYITWLGDRDTQALAERTLASQQDSLRLTQDKYNHGEENLLTVRQLETQVQQSATLLTDSRRKVEQDENLITLLIGSPIPQNLPDPLPLGKQSVLADLPAGLPSDLLTRRPDIEAAEHDLLASQASIGAARAAFFPRLTLTATDGVSSLQFHKLFTAAATTWGLNPSLQIPLWTWGMNSGNLKVAKATRNAKVATYEKTVQTAFREVADALAARKAYLDEKRQMDDLVSASADAYRLAKLRYETGTDSYLTTLDSQRYYLQAQQSQINVAVAKYQNLVTIYRAMGGGWKENSTTTSDTQPSRVINPTPQKAG
- a CDS encoding efflux RND transporter permease subunit — its product is MSLSRFFINRPIFAWVISLIIMLFGGLSILRLPIAQYPSIAPPQIAITVTYPGASADTVNDTVVRPILQQMFGLDHLEYISAQSYASGQMEIDLTFEQGTNPDIAQVQVQNKLQLAQPKLPQEVTAQGLSITKAVKNFMLVLAFISTNNSMTGSDIADYVASNISDPLSRVTGVGDHTLFGSEYAMRIWMDPNKLFNYGLTVRDVETAIQTQNIQVSSGELGGLPANKDIRLDATIIGPTRLTSAPEFEKILLKVQPDGSQVRIKDVAKVELGPQTYNTSSYYNNHPASGMALKLAPGANQISTESAVRAKIAELEQFFPPGLKTVYPLDTEPFITLSIEEVVITLLEAIGLVFLVMLVFLQNFRATLIPTIAVPVVLLGTFGLLNIFGFSINTLTMLAMVLAVGLLVDDAIVVVENVERVMSEKKLSPIEAARVSMDEISGALVGIVLVLTAVFLPMAAFSGSVGVIYRQFSITIVSAMWLSVLVAMVLTPALCATMLKPGTHEKTTGLAGWFNRNFNRLTTGYLNGVRKLISSTALSIISFVLISALAGYLFTRLPSGFLPDEDQGLIFGQVTMPPNTPMEQTTKLNREITDYILQSEKGLVESVYAISGFNFAGQGQNSGAFFIRLTDWKNRPLASQTSAAIARRIMMHYWFDPRAQIFAINPPAVLELGNATGFDLELEDRAHLGHQQLLAARNMVLGLASQDPRLMAVRPNGMEDASQYHLDIDREKANALGITIDDINTTIEGALGSIYVNQFTRNDRVKQVYIQGNPDSRMLPQDLDKWYIRTNTNTLAPLNAFIRGYWLTGPQKVEDYNGFNSYEILGQPAAGYSSGDAIAAIKAILSKLPEGIGFEWTGLSFEEISSGSSTGPLYALASIVILLCLAALYESWAIPFAVMLVIPLGVLGSIAATLWRNMSNDVYFQVGLLTTVGLAVKNAILIVEFAKAAFERGESLEDAVITAARERLRPILMTSIAFVVGVFPLAITTGAGSASRVAIGTAVVGGMATATLLAIYFVPVFFVLVLRVFHVKRQSEREQATPPAQTATGNE
- a CDS encoding efflux RND transporter periplasmic adaptor subunit produces the protein MTTHTFSLRPVLLCTVALFALAGCKRQQGAPQMPPQAVGVITMKPQPVSVHTSLPGRTDAFEIAQVRPQVTGVVLKRLFTEGSDVVAGQQLYQIDPARYKAVYDTARGQLAQAMAIDGTAKAKVRRYKQLIREHAISQQDYDDAVAAEKQAAGQIESAQGQVESAQVNLGYTKMYAPISGRIGRTLITVGALVTAEQTNNTAIITRLDPIYVDVNLPAITLLRLKRELAEGRIQRQANGEVPVSLTLEDGSPYEFKGHMALAEVNVDTTTSTVIVRAIMPNPQKLLLPGMYVHAQLDEGIDPNALLVPQEAVSRNTHGDPQVWVVQPDNTVALRQIKLGMAIGTNWVVSDGLKAGERVVVSGTQKINPGDKVSVMDSTPQTDNTTGSAAQPAQKRQ